From a single Rutidosis leptorrhynchoides isolate AG116_Rl617_1_P2 chromosome 5, CSIRO_AGI_Rlap_v1, whole genome shotgun sequence genomic region:
- the LOC139847794 gene encoding hsp70-Hsp90 organizing protein 1-like — MANSTLCRRIVRSYLNFLDSGERSSLSDDEAFRYLLSDVMSSYASSNVNDPVNSKTSEASQTLGDTDEQDPVTENEDELFVQFGDALQKGHYFSTTQNEVEVAMQTAWMFEGSSKDLKKSGCSEFNFQNMADTFKIKGNKCMERNLYTDAIGHYTAAIALFDANAVYYCNRAAAYPQDKQYTDAINDCHKAIEIDPSYSKAYSRLGFAYRAQGNYMDAIEKGYKKALELDPNNETIKGNIRDAERKYMEADTFHVSSGLKDLDSMSPETIQSLFEYEDPRNPVTASEIELFYQFRDALEKARFFGNTPIEATDVQFQAVWMFEGALQELKKSGVSEFDLQKIADTFKLKGNRSMEKKLYTDAIGHYTAAIALFDNNVVYYCNRAAAFTQAKLYTEAIFDCFKALAIDPSYSKAYSRLGFAYHAQGNYMDAIEKGYKKALQLDPDNETIKGNIKAAEKKLMEKLGSAFEMFYDVDGTQDHPHGN; from the exons ATGGCTAATTCCACTCTTTGTCGTCGAATCGTCCGGTCTTATCTCAATTTTCTGGACTCTG GTGAAcgtagctctcttagtgatgatGAAGCATTTAGATATCTTCTGTCTGATGTTATGTCATCTTATGCATCATCCAATGTTAATGATCCTGTTAATTCCAAAACTTCCGAGGCGTCACAAACTCTG GGTGACACCGATGAACAGGATCCCGTCA CGGAGAATGAGGATGAACTTTTTGTTCAATTTGGCGATGCCCTACAAAAGGGTCACTATTTCTCGACTACACAGAATGAAGTTGAGGTAGCGATGCAGACAGCTTGGATGTTCGAAGGTTCTTCAAAG GATCTGAAAAAATCTGGATGTTCGGAGTTTAATTTTCAAAACATGGCTGATACCTTCAAGATAAAAG GAAACAAATGTATGGAAAGAAACTTGTACACAGATGCAATAGGGCATTACACTGCTGCTATTGCACTTTTTGATGCTAATGCTGTTTATTATTGCAACAG AGCAGCTGCTTACCCTCAGGACAAACAGTATACAGATGCAATCAATGACTGTCATAAAGCCATTGAAATCGACCCGTCTTACAGCAAGGCTTATAGTCGTCTTGGCTTCGCTTATCGTGCTCAAGGAAATTACATGGATGCCATCGAAAAAGGCTATAAGAAAG CCTTGGAATTGGATCCAAATAATGAAACTATAAAAGGAAATATTCGG GATGCTGAGCGGAAATACATGGAAGCTGATACATTTCATGTATCATCCGGACTTAAGGATCTCGATTCCATGAGTCCCGAGACGATCCAATCTCTG TTTGAATATGAAGATCCACGGAATCCCGTCA CGGCGAGTGAGATTGAACTTTTTTATCAATTTCGTGATGCGCTAGAAAAGGCTCGCTTTTTCGGGAATACACCGATTGAAGCTACTGATGTACAGTTTCAGGCAGTTTGGATGTTCGAAGGTGCTTTGCAG GAACTGAAAAAATCTGGTGTTTCGGAGTTTGATCTTCAAAAGATAGCTGATACCTTCAAGTTAAAAG GTAACAGATCTATGGAAAAAAAGCTTTACACGGATGCAATAGGGCATTACACCGCTGCTATTGCACTTTTTGACAATAATGTTGTTTATTATTGCAACAG GGCAGCTGCTTTCACTCAGGCTAAGCTGTATACCGAAGCAATATTCGATTGTTTTAAAGCACTTGCAATCGATCCGTCTTACAGCAAGGCTTATAGTCGTCTTGGCTTCGCTTATCATGCTCAAGGAAATTACATGGACGCCATCGAAAAAGGATATAAGAAAG CTTTGCAATTGGATCCAGATAATGAAACCATAAAAGGAAATATTAAG GCAGCTGAGAAGAAACTCATGGAAAAGCTAGGATCTGCATTTGAGATGTTTTATGATGTTGATGGAACACAAGACCACCCTCATGGAAACTAA